The Sporomusa termitida genome has a window encoding:
- a CDS encoding GntR family transcriptional regulator, producing the protein MSLDFSNFVSIQLSKEDKRPLYVQLYEYLLELIVSGRLSYGYLLPPVRKLASLLGLIPVLWWGPTNCWNKTAMSFPGPAAAAM; encoded by the coding sequence ATGAGTCTGGATTTTTCCAATTTTGTATCGATACAATTAAGTAAAGAAGATAAGCGGCCTCTGTATGTGCAATTATATGAGTATTTGCTGGAGCTCATTGTGAGCGGGCGGTTAAGTTATGGGTATTTACTGCCGCCTGTGCGCAAGCTAGCCTCCTTGCTGGGGTTAATCCCGGTGCTGTGGTGGGGGCCTACAAACTGCTGGAACAAAACGGCTATGTCTTTTCCCGGGCCGGCAGCGGCAGCTATGTAG
- the cas2 gene encoding CRISPR-associated endonuclease Cas2, which translates to MLVLITYDVSVTTDAGKRRLRRVAKQCVNYGQRVQNSVFECLVDPTQFAELKHRLEAIIDVETDSLRYYFLGNNWKNRIEHIGAKTAYDPEGVLMI; encoded by the coding sequence ATGCTGGTTTTGATTACCTATGATGTAAGTGTCACTACTGATGCCGGTAAGAGGCGGCTTCGCCGGGTGGCAAAACAATGTGTGAATTATGGGCAACGGGTGCAAAACTCGGTTTTTGAATGTCTCGTTGATCCAACACAATTTGCTGAACTTAAGCATCGTTTAGAAGCGATCATTGACGTTGAGACCGACAGTTTGCGTTATTATTTCCTTGGAAACAACTGGAAGAATCGTATTGAGCATATCGGTGCTAAGACGGCTTATGATCCAGAAGGTGTTTTAATGATCTGA
- the cas1c gene encoding type I-C CRISPR-associated endonuclease Cas1c codes for MRRLLNTLYVTMPDAYLACDGENVVIRVKDETKFRVPVHNLESIICFGFAGASPKLMYLCSERGVALSFLTEYGKFMGRVTGGISGNVLLRRAQYRWADDPTVSARLARRFIAAKIMNSRALLHRLRRDHKETVDSLALDKAITWLAGTADRLEKAGNGDVIRGVEGEAAQVYFSNFNQLILSQKEEFYLFNRNRRPPTDRINALLSFLYTLLAHDVTSAIESVGLDPQVGFLHRERPGRPSLALDIMEELRPHFADRLAVTLINRKQISADGFVVKENGAVIMAEDTRKEVLTAWQKRKLEEITHPYLEEKISLGLVPYVQALLLARHIRGDIEDYPPFFWK; via the coding sequence ATGAGACGGCTTTTGAATACGCTTTACGTGACTATGCCGGATGCCTACTTGGCTTGTGACGGTGAGAATGTAGTGATTAGAGTGAAGGATGAGACAAAATTCCGCGTTCCTGTACATAATCTGGAAAGTATTATTTGCTTTGGCTTTGCAGGAGCCAGTCCGAAGCTTATGTATTTATGTTCTGAGCGGGGTGTGGCCCTGTCCTTTCTAACTGAATATGGTAAATTTATGGGGCGCGTAACTGGTGGTATTTCCGGAAATGTACTCCTTAGGCGGGCGCAATACCGCTGGGCGGATGATCCGACTGTGTCCGCCCGACTGGCCCGGCGATTCATTGCCGCAAAGATCATGAACAGCAGGGCATTGCTGCATCGCTTGCGGCGCGATCATAAAGAAACTGTCGACAGCCTGGCGCTGGACAAAGCGATTACCTGGCTGGCAGGCACTGCAGACAGATTGGAAAAGGCGGGTAACGGCGATGTGATACGCGGTGTAGAGGGCGAGGCGGCACAGGTTTATTTCTCTAATTTCAACCAGTTAATTCTAAGTCAAAAAGAGGAATTTTACTTATTCAACCGTAACCGGCGCCCCCCAACAGATCGTATTAATGCCTTATTGTCATTTTTGTATACACTTTTAGCTCATGATGTAACTTCAGCTATAGAAAGTGTCGGTCTTGACCCGCAGGTGGGATTTTTGCATCGCGAGCGACCAGGCCGGCCTAGTTTAGCTTTAGATATTATGGAAGAGCTGCGACCACACTTTGCTGACCGGCTGGCAGTGACGCTCATTAATCGTAAACAGATTTCAGCCGATGGTTTTGTCGTGAAAGAAAACGGGGCGGTGATTATGGCGGAAGATACCCGCAAAGAGGTGTTGACAGCCTGGCAAAAGAGAAAACTGGAAGAGATAACGCATCCTTATTTAGAAGAAAAAATTTCATTGGGACTTGTGCCTTATGTACAAGCTTTACTATTGGCCAGACATATCCGGGGTGATATAGAAGATTATCCGCCATTTTTCTGGAAGTGA
- the cas4 gene encoding CRISPR-associated protein Cas4 has product MTEHYLDEDLLLLSGIQHMAFCERQWALIHVEQVWAENVRTVEGKHFHERADDPFFDESRKTVRIVRSMPLVSHRLGLRGVADVVEFHHSKPEISGETCQLKDREGWWRPLPVEYKRGKPKKDGRDAVQLCAQAVALEEMLGLTITSGCLFYGETKRREAVEFTPALRQHTMELSRKMHVLVREGITPKAKKGKRCAQCSLVDDCQPYWMLRHRPVAAYLARMCSLEADEQ; this is encoded by the coding sequence ATGACAGAGCACTATTTAGATGAAGACCTTCTGCTCCTATCCGGCATTCAACATATGGCTTTTTGTGAACGTCAGTGGGCGTTGATTCATGTAGAGCAAGTCTGGGCAGAAAATGTACGGACAGTAGAGGGCAAGCATTTTCATGAACGGGCAGATGATCCGTTCTTTGATGAAAGTCGCAAAACGGTGAGGATTGTAAGAAGTATGCCGCTTGTCTCTCACCGTCTCGGCTTGCGCGGGGTAGCCGATGTAGTGGAATTTCACCATAGTAAGCCTGAAATTAGCGGTGAAACCTGCCAGTTAAAAGATCGCGAGGGCTGGTGGCGTCCGCTGCCTGTTGAATATAAGCGGGGTAAACCCAAGAAGGATGGCCGTGATGCAGTACAGCTTTGTGCGCAGGCGGTGGCGCTGGAAGAAATGCTGGGATTAACGATAACTTCAGGTTGTCTCTTTTATGGAGAAACCAAGCGGCGGGAGGCGGTTGAGTTTACTCCGGCTTTACGGCAGCACACGATGGAGTTATCCCGGAAGATGCATGTATTAGTTCGAGAGGGCATAACACCTAAAGCAAAAAAAGGGAAACGCTGCGCCCAATGCTCGCTGGTGGATGATTGCCAGCCGTACTGGATGCTGCGGCATCGTCCGGTGGCGGCATATTTGGCGCGAATGTGCAGTTTGGAGGCGGATGAACAATGA
- the cas7c gene encoding type I-C CRISPR-associated protein Cas7/Csd2 — MMSISNPIQKRYDFVILFDVKDGNPNGDPDAGNLPRIDAETGHGLITDVCLKRKVRNYVGLKNSDNPPHGIFVKEKAILNKVIEQAYISLDINLQEVPKDVTDGNKRNKAGQGQGKEVERAKQFLCQNFFDIRTFGAVLSTGANAGQVRGPVQFTFARSVDPVVALEHSITRMAVATEAEAEKQGGDNRTMGRKFTIPYGLYRAHGFISAPLANQTGFSKDDLEILWEALDLMFEHDRSAARGLMGTRKLIIFEHSSAMGNAPAQQLFDAITVKKKDDNKPARDFGDYTISVDKTKIPQGVTLIER, encoded by the coding sequence ATGATGAGTATCAGCAATCCGATTCAAAAACGCTATGATTTTGTTATTTTATTTGATGTGAAAGACGGAAATCCAAATGGTGACCCGGATGCAGGCAATTTACCACGAATTGATGCAGAAACTGGTCATGGTCTCATCACTGATGTCTGTCTAAAAAGAAAAGTGAGAAATTATGTAGGACTAAAAAACAGCGACAATCCTCCACATGGGATATTTGTGAAAGAAAAAGCAATTTTGAATAAAGTCATTGAGCAAGCCTATATCAGTCTGGATATCAATCTCCAGGAGGTGCCCAAAGATGTGACCGATGGAAATAAACGCAATAAGGCTGGACAAGGACAAGGTAAAGAAGTTGAGCGAGCTAAACAATTCTTGTGTCAAAACTTCTTCGATATACGGACTTTTGGTGCCGTTTTGTCAACAGGGGCTAATGCAGGTCAAGTAAGGGGACCGGTACAGTTTACCTTCGCGCGTTCAGTTGACCCAGTTGTCGCGCTTGAACACAGCATTACCCGTATGGCGGTTGCTACGGAGGCCGAAGCAGAAAAACAGGGCGGTGATAATCGCACAATGGGTCGTAAATTTACCATTCCTTACGGACTGTATCGCGCTCATGGTTTTATTTCTGCACCATTGGCAAATCAAACCGGATTTTCAAAAGATGATTTAGAAATTCTATGGGAAGCGCTAGATCTGATGTTTGAACATGACCGATCCGCTGCGCGAGGGCTGATGGGTACAAGAAAGTTAATCATCTTTGAACATTCTTCCGCAATGGGAAATGCGCCGGCACAGCAGTTATTTGACGCAATTACGGTAAAGAAAAAAGATGATAATAAGCCAGCGCGGGATTTTGGCGATTATACAATTTCTGTGGATAAAACAAAAATTCCGCAAGGTGTTACATTGATCGAACGATGA
- the cas8c gene encoding type I-C CRISPR-associated protein Cas8c/Csd1: protein MILQALKEYYDRKAADPESDIAPEGFEKKELQFLIVIDAKGNFLNIEDTRERIGKRLVGKSFLLPRSVGRSGNKSYETTFLLWDHIGYLLGQPIGDPKSSKQHQTWLAALSRLDSGLLTDVGVNAIIEFYNNNELERAIASPQLKECLKAPQCNMSFRLISDMCPVPCRSKVQEFVRNNTTRIIDKEVSEEKEQTGICLITGEFGVIARTHSRTPINKDTKCLVGFQKNSGYDSYGKEQGYNAPISKSTEFTYVTGLNTLLKSSSQRLLIGDASTIFWSEKPSSFESDFSFFFKEPEKDNPDIGTEKIKALFESVNSGAYRDDDSTSRFYILGLSPNAARISVRFWHVGTIAEFAGRIRQHFEDFAIIKLSREPEYYSLWRTLVNIAVQDESENIPPNLAGDFMRAILNGTPYPATSLQAVIRRIGSDTENRVKPVRAALIKAYLNRYHRFYPNKNHKEVTMELDVSQPSIGYQLGRLFATLEKIQEEANPGINATIRERFYGAACATPVTVFANLLRLKNHHLAKLENRGRVVNFERMLGDIVSKITDFPAHLDLHEQGRFAIGYYHQRQAFFIKKE, encoded by the coding sequence ATGATACTGCAGGCGTTAAAAGAGTATTATGATCGAAAAGCGGCTGACCCGGAGAGCGATATTGCGCCGGAAGGCTTTGAAAAAAAAGAGCTACAGTTTTTAATAGTGATAGATGCTAAGGGGAATTTTCTAAATATTGAAGATACAAGAGAAAGGATTGGCAAGAGATTAGTTGGCAAATCATTTTTACTGCCAAGATCAGTCGGAAGATCAGGCAATAAAAGTTATGAAACTACTTTTTTATTGTGGGATCATATTGGATATTTGCTGGGGCAACCTATTGGAGATCCAAAGTCCTCCAAACAGCATCAAACATGGTTGGCAGCGTTGAGCAGACTTGATAGCGGTCTTTTAACAGATGTTGGAGTAAATGCTATTATTGAATTTTATAACAATAACGAATTAGAAAGAGCTATTGCGAGTCCGCAACTCAAAGAATGTTTAAAGGCTCCGCAATGCAACATGTCCTTTCGGTTAATATCTGATATGTGTCCGGTGCCTTGTAGATCGAAGGTTCAAGAATTTGTAAGAAATAATACAACTAGAATTATAGACAAAGAAGTAAGTGAAGAGAAAGAACAAACGGGTATTTGTTTAATCACTGGCGAATTTGGTGTTATAGCAAGAACACACAGTAGGACACCTATTAATAAAGATACAAAATGTTTAGTTGGATTTCAAAAAAATAGTGGCTACGACTCATATGGAAAAGAACAGGGTTACAATGCACCAATAAGTAAATCAACTGAATTTACTTACGTTACTGGTTTAAATACTTTGCTTAAATCTAGCTCACAGCGCCTCTTAATTGGTGATGCCTCGACTATTTTCTGGTCAGAAAAACCATCCTCGTTTGAATCAGATTTTTCCTTCTTTTTTAAAGAACCGGAAAAAGACAATCCTGATATAGGTACAGAAAAGATAAAGGCACTATTTGAATCTGTTAATAGCGGTGCATATAGGGATGATGACAGTACCTCCCGCTTTTATATTCTCGGGCTATCGCCCAATGCGGCTAGGATTTCGGTACGTTTTTGGCATGTGGGAACCATTGCAGAGTTTGCCGGACGTATCAGGCAGCATTTTGAGGATTTTGCAATTATTAAACTTTCTAGAGAACCAGAATATTACTCGCTTTGGCGTACTTTAGTAAATATTGCTGTACAAGACGAAAGTGAAAATATTCCTCCCAACCTTGCAGGTGATTTTATGAGGGCAATTTTGAACGGAACACCTTATCCTGCCACGTCATTACAAGCGGTTATCCGCCGGATTGGCAGTGATACGGAAAATAGAGTGAAGCCGGTTCGGGCCGCGCTAATTAAAGCTTATTTGAACCGATATCACCGATTTTATCCCAATAAGAATCATAAGGAGGTTACTATGGAACTTGATGTATCTCAACCCTCTATTGGTTATCAGCTTGGTAGATTGTTTGCCACCCTTGAAAAAATCCAAGAAGAAGCGAATCCCGGGATTAATGCAACAATTCGTGAAAGATTTTATGGAGCAGCATGCGCAACCCCAGTGACTGTTTTCGCTAATTTACTTCGGCTTAAAAATCATCATCTTGCTAAACTTGAGAATAGGGGGCGTGTAGTGAATTTTGAAAGGATGTTGGGGGATATCGTTAGTAAAATAACTGATTTTCCGGCACATTTGGACTTACATGAGCAAGGTCGATTTGCTATCGGCTATTATCATCAACGGCAAGCATTCTTTATTAAAAAAGAATGA
- the cas5c gene encoding type I-C CRISPR-associated protein Cas5c: MHNWCLEVWGDYACFTRPEMKVERVSYDVMTPSAARAIFEAILWKPAIKWNVTRIEVLNPIRWISVRRNEVGGIVTNPTARQMAGESSEPLGIFIEEKRQQRAGLFLRDVRYRIHGYFEFTPPEKRKANNLLLSEVWADDQENAEIVRLDEIEAKYAAMFERRAKKGQCFHRPYLGCREFACDFRLVDEDLEPAKLINETRDLGYMLYDMDFERNIKSPPPLFFRAEIKDGGINTDRREVEVRG; the protein is encoded by the coding sequence ATGCATAACTGGTGTTTGGAAGTATGGGGCGACTATGCTTGCTTTACCCGACCGGAAATGAAAGTGGAACGTGTAAGCTATGACGTTATGACACCGTCAGCGGCGAGAGCGATTTTTGAAGCAATTCTCTGGAAACCGGCCATCAAATGGAATGTGACGCGAATTGAAGTGCTGAATCCGATACGCTGGATATCTGTCCGCCGAAATGAGGTGGGCGGAATCGTCACTAATCCTACTGCCAGACAGATGGCAGGCGAGTCAAGCGAACCCCTGGGAATATTTATCGAGGAAAAACGGCAGCAGCGGGCCGGATTGTTTTTGCGGGATGTCAGGTATCGAATTCACGGTTATTTTGAATTTACCCCACCAGAAAAACGAAAAGCAAATAATTTGCTCCTTTCTGAGGTTTGGGCAGATGACCAGGAAAACGCGGAAATAGTGAGGCTGGATGAGATAGAAGCTAAATATGCCGCTATGTTTGAGCGGCGTGCAAAAAAAGGGCAATGCTTTCATCGTCCCTATTTAGGTTGCAGAGAGTTTGCTTGTGATTTCCGCTTAGTTGATGAAGACCTAGAACCGGCTAAGTTAATCAATGAAACACGCGACCTAGGTTATATGTTATATGACATGGACTTTGAGCGGAATATAAAGAGTCCGCCGCCGCTATTTTTCCGGGCAGAAATAAAGGATGGAGGCATCAACACCGACCGCCGGGAAGTGGAGGTAAGGGGATGA
- the cas3 gene encoding CRISPR-associated helicase Cas3' has product MDNNEWIAHVRKDDEEKWGFPHLLLDHLRGTASLTEQFADKFQSGKWGKTLGLAHDAGKGRLDWQKYIRHKSGYDDEAHLEGKVGKIPHAIYGAKLVEDLFGKAIGRFLAYGIAGHHAGLPDWSNAEGAGTSSLQFQASQIKDIHDIADFIINELQPIKFANPPWRFSSEGLDFSLWIRMLYSCLVDADFLDTEAYMDKERADTRGSYCNITELLERFDWYIRQLESKSRNTHVNQIRRQVRNKCVQMARESRGVFSLSVPTGGGKTLSSLAFCLEHAKKHDLDRVIYVIPYTSIIEQNADVFKAALGKEQIVEHHSSLGEEDSTPKSRLASENWDAPVIVTTSVQFFESLFAAKSSRCRKLHNIVNSVIVLDEAQLVPVDYLLPILEAMQLLVDHYRVSFVISTATQPAFKERLVDGKNFPGLKNVKEIMGNGVTDLYASLKRTQVNLPKDIHSVTSWEEIAQELVQYEQVLCVVSDRKSCRELHRLMPKGTIHLSALMCGQHRSEVIEAVKQKLKNGESVRVISTQLVEAGVDMDFPVVYRALAGLDSIAQAAGRCNREGNLSDLGKVIVFNAPKKPPLGILRKAADTTRSILATTCQDPLHHSLFEQYFSELYWKANSLDVKEIVKLLTPSPQDCGVYFRTAAERFKLIDDSRQKTILVRYDEGNTWIDLLRFQGPDRTLLRKLQRYTVNISKETFNDMLRRGVISEIQPGIFALTSEMDYSQAVGLVLGDDAYEAEILIV; this is encoded by the coding sequence ATGGATAATAACGAATGGATTGCTCATGTTCGAAAAGATGATGAGGAAAAATGGGGTTTTCCTCATTTACTGTTAGACCATTTAAGAGGTACAGCGAGTTTAACCGAGCAGTTTGCAGATAAATTTCAATCTGGAAAATGGGGAAAAACCTTGGGGTTAGCGCATGATGCAGGCAAAGGAAGACTAGATTGGCAGAAATATATAAGACACAAAAGCGGATATGATGATGAAGCCCACTTGGAGGGGAAGGTTGGCAAGATTCCTCACGCAATTTATGGCGCAAAGCTGGTTGAAGATTTGTTTGGCAAGGCTATTGGACGCTTTTTAGCTTATGGTATTGCTGGGCATCATGCAGGTTTGCCGGATTGGTCGAATGCGGAGGGAGCGGGAACATCTTCGTTGCAATTTCAGGCAAGCCAAATAAAGGATATACATGATATTGCGGATTTTATTATAAATGAATTACAGCCTATAAAATTTGCTAACCCACCATGGCGATTTAGCAGCGAAGGATTAGATTTTTCTCTATGGATAAGAATGTTATATTCATGCCTCGTCGATGCGGATTTTTTGGATACAGAGGCATATATGGACAAAGAAAGAGCGGATACAAGAGGGAGCTATTGCAATATAACAGAGTTGTTGGAACGGTTTGACTGGTATATTCGGCAATTGGAAAGCAAATCGAGGAATACTCATGTTAATCAAATTCGTCGACAGGTTCGGAATAAATGTGTGCAGATGGCGCGAGAGTCCCGGGGTGTTTTTTCTCTTTCTGTTCCCACTGGTGGTGGAAAAACTTTGTCGAGTTTGGCTTTTTGTCTTGAACATGCCAAGAAACATGATTTAGATAGAGTTATTTATGTGATTCCTTATACAAGTATAATTGAGCAAAATGCTGATGTATTCAAGGCCGCGCTTGGGAAAGAGCAGATTGTTGAGCATCACTCCAGTCTGGGAGAGGAGGATTCTACTCCAAAATCGCGACTGGCTTCTGAAAATTGGGATGCCCCGGTGATTGTCACTACTTCCGTTCAGTTCTTTGAATCATTGTTTGCGGCAAAATCCAGTCGCTGTCGTAAACTGCATAATATAGTGAACTCTGTAATCGTTTTGGACGAGGCACAACTGGTTCCGGTTGATTACTTACTGCCTATTCTTGAAGCCATGCAATTGCTTGTTGACCATTATCGTGTTAGTTTCGTTATTTCCACTGCCACTCAACCGGCATTTAAAGAACGCTTAGTTGATGGAAAGAATTTTCCTGGACTAAAAAATGTGAAAGAAATAATGGGTAATGGCGTCACTGATCTATATGCCTCGCTAAAGCGGACTCAGGTTAATCTCCCTAAAGACATTCATTCGGTAACAAGTTGGGAGGAAATTGCACAGGAATTGGTGCAGTATGAGCAAGTTTTGTGTGTGGTATCCGACCGTAAAAGCTGCCGTGAATTACATCGTTTAATGCCAAAAGGCACAATTCATTTGTCTGCCTTGATGTGCGGGCAGCATCGAAGTGAGGTGATTGAGGCTGTCAAACAAAAACTGAAAAACGGGGAGTCTGTTCGTGTTATTAGTACTCAGCTTGTTGAAGCGGGAGTAGATATGGATTTTCCTGTTGTCTACCGGGCGCTTGCTGGGCTGGATTCTATTGCGCAGGCAGCCGGGCGGTGTAATCGGGAAGGGAATCTGTCTGATTTAGGTAAGGTGATTGTTTTTAATGCTCCGAAAAAACCACCGTTAGGAATTTTGCGAAAGGCAGCAGATACAACACGCAGTATTCTTGCAACAACATGTCAAGATCCGTTGCATCACAGTCTATTTGAACAATATTTTTCGGAATTATACTGGAAAGCCAATTCGCTGGATGTTAAGGAAATTGTTAAGCTGCTTACTCCTAGCCCACAGGATTGTGGTGTATATTTTCGTACAGCGGCTGAGCGGTTCAAACTGATTGATGATTCTCGACAAAAGACAATCTTGGTACGTTATGACGAAGGAAATACATGGATTGATTTATTGCGGTTCCAAGGGCCAGATCGAACTTTATTGAGAAAACTGCAGCGATATACAGTTAACATCAGCAAGGAGACTTTTAATGACATGCTGAGACGCGGGGTAATATCAGAAATACAACCAGGAATATTTGCTCTTACGTCGGAAATGGATTACTCACAGGCAGTGGGGTTAGTGCTTGGCGATGATGCTTATGAAGCGGAAATATTGATTGTATAG
- a CDS encoding exonuclease domain-containing protein, whose product MQAYFTAFDFETANFQSHSACQLGLAVVENGRIVLEKAWLIRPPTKVFTFSYLHGITYSMVKSQPTFGEVWPEARPFFERQIIAAHNADFDIGVLLATLTHYGLFMPEFYVIDTLAVARSAWHSVAD is encoded by the coding sequence ATGCAGGCGTATTTTACCGCGTTTGATTTTGAGACAGCCAATTTTCAAAGCCACAGTGCTTGCCAGCTGGGCTTAGCTGTAGTGGAGAATGGACGGATTGTGCTGGAAAAAGCCTGGTTGATCAGGCCACCCACCAAAGTATTTACTTTTTCTTACTTACATGGTATTACCTATTCAATGGTGAAAAGCCAACCGACATTTGGTGAGGTTTGGCCGGAGGCCAGACCGTTTTTTGAACGGCAGATTATCGCTGCCCATAATGCTGATTTTGATATAGGTGTACTGTTGGCAACACTGACTCACTATGGTCTGTTTATGCCTGAGTTTTATGTTATTGATACGCTGGCAGTTGCGCGAAGCGCCTGGCACTCTGTGGCCGACTAG
- a CDS encoding GIY-YIG nuclease family protein — protein MGVYQIKNTVTGKLFIGSSLDLPGKLNSNRFQLSMKSHHNKELQADWNLYGSDAFTFEVLENINPEKIAQESWRNAVAELEEKWLDTLQPYGDKGYNPPAKPLAAANNTL, from the coding sequence ATGGGCGTGTATCAGATTAAAAACACGGTTACCGGCAAGCTCTTTATCGGCAGTAGCCTGGACCTGCCAGGCAAGCTTAATAGCAACCGGTTTCAATTAAGCATGAAATCCCATCATAATAAAGAACTGCAGGCAGACTGGAATTTATACGGTTCTGACGCATTTACCTTCGAAGTGCTGGAAAACATCAATCCGGAAAAAATAGCACAAGAGTCCTGGCGTAACGCGGTGGCGGAATTAGAGGAAAAATGGCTTGACACCTTGCAGCCGTATGGTGACAAAGGTTATAATCCGCCGGCCAAACCATTAGCCGCCGCCAACAATACGCTGTAG
- a CDS encoding HlyD family secretion protein has translation MKAKGWLPALIVVIIVALIAGGWWFYTGRQGEQKELAPVKADNRVLAEGIIFPVRYAQMVMPVDGTIGEVLVEEGDAVAAGQPLIRLVRQDYQARVGSTGADISRAAAAVEQARINLADAVRELERQQRLEAAGATSRQQLEQAKTAADRNQAALAQAQAELKTQEARLVEAEGLLDKTELKAAISGTVAFLDVKVGEHASIGTVLVRIADQSEWEIRSDDLTELTVARVKQNDPVALTFDGIPGLELTGTVKSIRPYGEKKRGDMTYTVTIAPDSWDERLRWNMTAQLAITPSATQGDGSPESQK, from the coding sequence ATGAAAGCAAAGGGCTGGCTGCCGGCGCTGATCGTTGTTATTATTGTGGCACTGATTGCCGGCGGATGGTGGTTTTATACCGGGCGCCAGGGAGAGCAAAAGGAGTTGGCGCCAGTTAAGGCGGATAACCGGGTATTGGCCGAGGGGATTATTTTTCCCGTACGTTATGCGCAGATGGTGATGCCGGTAGACGGCACCATAGGTGAGGTTCTGGTGGAGGAGGGTGATGCGGTAGCCGCCGGTCAGCCGCTCATCCGGCTGGTACGGCAGGATTACCAGGCCCGGGTTGGCAGTACCGGTGCCGATATCAGCCGCGCGGCGGCGGCGGTGGAGCAGGCGAGAATCAATCTGGCCGATGCTGTCCGCGAACTGGAGCGGCAACAACGCCTGGAAGCAGCCGGCGCCACCTCCAGGCAGCAGCTTGAACAGGCGAAAACGGCGGCTGACAGAAATCAGGCGGCCCTGGCCCAGGCGCAGGCCGAGTTGAAAACGCAGGAAGCCCGGTTAGTGGAGGCCGAAGGCCTGCTTGACAAAACCGAGCTTAAAGCGGCCATCAGCGGTACGGTAGCCTTCCTGGATGTTAAGGTCGGCGAACATGCCAGTATCGGTACGGTGCTGGTGCGCATCGCCGATCAAAGTGAATGGGAGATTCGCAGCGATGATTTGACGGAGCTGACGGTGGCCAGGGTCAAGCAAAACGATCCGGTGGCCCTGACCTTTGACGGCATACCAGGCCTGGAGTTAACGGGAACAGTGAAGTCCATCAGGCCCTATGGCGAAAAAAAACGCGGTGACATGACCTATACGGTTACCATTGCGCCTGACAGCTGGGATGAGAGACTGCGCTGGAATATGACGGCCCAGCTTGCCATCACCCCCTCTGCGACTCAAGGGGACGGTTCTCCTGAGTCACAAAAGTGA